In Bradyrhizobium sp. CCBAU 051011, the following are encoded in one genomic region:
- a CDS encoding division plane positioning ATPase MipZ: MLLQASQGQFGSAHVVVLGNEKGGSGKSTTALHIAVALMKAGQRVATIDLDCRQKSFTRYIANRSAWARRTGLDLEIPVHYCIKLGETMQIADNENSEFQQFAEAVGTVERAFDFIVIDTPGSDSYLMRLAHSMADTLVTPINDSFLDFDVLGTVDPATYSVTGESHYAEMVRDTRRKRRQLDGASTDWIVVRNRLSMIGSRNKQLVADSLKDLSLRLGFRSIDGFAERVVYREFFPRGLTALDDIDEATLGTRPSMGHVTAREEVTSLLRQLKLPLDERGRRRAANRAEWFTQVDKPLEVHDIIGDILSA, from the coding sequence ATGTTGCTTCAGGCGAGCCAAGGTCAGTTCGGGTCGGCGCATGTCGTCGTGCTCGGCAACGAGAAGGGCGGTTCCGGAAAATCCACCACCGCCCTGCACATTGCCGTTGCCCTGATGAAGGCCGGGCAGCGCGTCGCCACCATCGACCTCGACTGCCGCCAGAAGAGTTTCACCCGCTACATCGCCAACCGGAGCGCGTGGGCGCGCCGCACCGGTCTCGATCTCGAAATCCCGGTGCATTACTGCATCAAGCTCGGCGAGACGATGCAGATCGCCGACAATGAAAACTCCGAGTTCCAGCAGTTCGCCGAGGCGGTCGGCACGGTCGAGCGGGCCTTCGATTTCATCGTCATCGATACGCCGGGTTCGGACTCCTATCTGATGCGGTTGGCGCATTCGATGGCCGACACGCTGGTTACCCCGATCAACGACAGCTTCCTCGATTTCGACGTGCTCGGCACCGTCGATCCCGCCACCTATTCGGTGACCGGCGAGAGCCACTATGCGGAAATGGTCCGCGACACCAGGCGCAAGCGCCGGCAACTCGACGGCGCCAGCACCGACTGGATCGTGGTGCGAAATCGCCTGTCGATGATCGGCTCCCGCAACAAGCAGCTCGTCGCCGACAGCCTGAAGGACCTCTCGCTGCGGCTCGGTTTCCGTTCGATCGACGGGTTTGCCGAACGGGTGGTCTACCGCGAATTCTTTCCGCGCGGACTGACGGCCCTCGACGACATCGACGAGGCCACGCTCGGAACTCGACCCAGCATGGGCCATGTCACGGCGCGCGAGGAGGTGACCAGCCTGTTGCGCCAGCTCAAGCTGCCGCTCGACGAGCGAGGCCGCCGCCGAGCGGCCAACCGCGCTGAATGGTTCACCCAGGTCGACAAGCCGCTCGAAGTCCACGACATCATTGGCGACATCCTGAGCGCCTGA